In the Synergistales bacterium genome, one interval contains:
- a CDS encoding HigA family addiction module antidote protein, with product MGRIPEERPPTHPGDMLRQEFLIPLGISQRQLAQGIRVPYQRVNEIVNMRRGITPETALRLARYLGMSEGFWLNLQQRWDLYQARLRERDELAAIQPLNERSPSAPF from the coding sequence ATGGGCCGGATTCCGGAAGAGAGACCACCCACCCATCCCGGCGACATGCTCCGCCAGGAGTTTCTGATACCGCTGGGGATCTCGCAGCGGCAGCTGGCGCAGGGGATCCGTGTCCCCTACCAGCGGGTCAACGAGATCGTCAATATGAGACGGGGCATCACGCCCGAAACGGCGCTCCGCCTGGCGCGGTACCTCGGCATGTCAGAGGGATTCTGGCTCAACCTGCAGCAGCGCTGGGACCTCTACCAGGCGCGCCTCAGGGAACGAGACGAACTCGCCGCCATCCAGCCGCTCAACGAGCGCTCGCCGTCTGCCCCTTTCTAA